From a region of the Dehalococcoidia bacterium genome:
- a CDS encoding GNAT family N-acetyltransferase: MHVTDPRAELLEANVSAFLLAMGGAGGGDERHDAEITWTIGGSPLAYHNAVVHCDAEGSRSDALIDEWTVALRARALPGSWHVSPRMRPSDLVDRLLARGFDDGGDEPAMAADLTVAHDASPAVERFTCERVADAASLDAYRQVLAGGFGEGPPEAEWVAAVFKRIGLGDDVPWRHYVGRRDGAPVSTVTLFLTPPAAGVYFVCTSPDARNQGIGAATTQHSMQEARRLGCTTAVLGSSPMGYGVYARLGFEVVFRYRIMEWSP, encoded by the coding sequence ATGCACGTCACTGACCCACGCGCCGAGCTTCTCGAGGCGAATGTATCGGCGTTCCTGCTCGCGATGGGCGGCGCCGGCGGCGGCGATGAGCGCCACGACGCGGAGATCACGTGGACGATCGGCGGATCGCCACTCGCTTACCACAATGCCGTCGTGCACTGTGACGCGGAGGGGTCGCGGTCCGACGCGTTGATCGACGAGTGGACGGTGGCGCTGCGCGCTCGCGCGCTGCCGGGGTCATGGCACGTCTCGCCGCGGATGCGCCCGTCCGATCTCGTCGACCGGCTGCTGGCGCGTGGTTTCGACGACGGCGGCGACGAACCGGCGATGGCTGCCGACCTTACGGTTGCGCACGACGCATCGCCCGCGGTCGAGCGCTTTACCTGCGAGCGCGTCGCGGACGCCGCAAGCCTCGATGCGTATCGGCAGGTGCTGGCGGGCGGCTTCGGCGAAGGCCCTCCGGAGGCGGAGTGGGTCGCCGCCGTGTTTAAGCGCATCGGCCTGGGGGATGACGTGCCCTGGCGCCATTACGTCGGCAGGCGCGACGGCGCGCCTGTCTCCACGGTGACGCTGTTTCTGACGCCGCCGGCCGCAGGCGTGTACTTCGTCTGCACGTCGCCGGACGCGCGCAACCAGGGCATCGGCGCGGCGACGACGCAGCACTCGATGCAAGAAGCACGCAGGTTGGGTTGCACGACGGCCGTGCTCGGGTCGTCACCCATGGGTTACGGCGTGTATGCGCGTCTCGGCTTCGAGGTAGTGTTTCGCTACCGGATCATGGAGTGGAGCCCGTAG
- a CDS encoding MoaD/ThiS family protein: MNVNVRLFAGLQGLVGKSDIEMALPAGATIATLRDRLVDEYPQVEPFMNTLVCAVGEEMIAADHVLSDGDRVELIPPIAGGGESVDGERHQA, from the coding sequence ATGAACGTGAACGTGCGGCTCTTCGCGGGGCTGCAAGGGCTTGTCGGGAAGTCTGACATCGAGATGGCGTTGCCGGCGGGCGCGACGATCGCGACGTTGCGCGATCGACTCGTCGATGAGTACCCGCAGGTCGAGCCGTTCATGAACACGCTCGTGTGCGCGGTCGGCGAGGAGATGATCGCCGCGGACCACGTCTTGTCGGACGGCGATCGCGTGGAGCTGATCCCGCCGATCGCCGGTGGTGGCGAGAGCGTGGACGGCGAACGGCATCAGGCTTGA
- a CDS encoding tyrosine-type recombinase/integrase: MLRRLAPGTIHNYRAKLSRYLAHLPTTDDFTEPAFADVMRRYMETHAAGGSRHLYAILRSFTGWLYANKLVTHRMETIPNPKKHLKPPRYLNDEEVALLLDAAGRSVSGQSVVERATLQLIVRLLLTTGLRAGELCALEWRDIEGDVLRIRHGKGDKERVVPLDPAVAALLDARPRGGERIFPFTTSALRSRIYALGRRANLRLWPHLLRHSFACSARRSGADTEDIRLVLGHTNLQMTTLYIAAVNADVAVDRIRSLALFPANPTIAGAQDEDALIKALLANPATKRRLMAALLKEITDA; the protein is encoded by the coding sequence GTGTTACGGCGCTTGGCTCCGGGCACGATCCATAACTATCGGGCGAAACTCTCACGCTATCTCGCGCACCTTCCGACCACCGACGACTTCACCGAACCGGCGTTCGCGGACGTGATGCGGCGTTATATGGAGACACACGCCGCCGGCGGATCGCGGCACCTGTACGCGATCCTTCGCAGCTTCACAGGCTGGCTCTACGCGAACAAGCTGGTCACGCACCGCATGGAGACGATCCCCAACCCGAAGAAGCATCTCAAGCCGCCGCGCTACCTCAACGATGAGGAAGTCGCGCTGCTGCTGGACGCGGCAGGGCGCAGCGTCAGCGGCCAGTCAGTCGTTGAGCGGGCCACGCTGCAATTGATCGTCCGGCTGCTGCTCACGACGGGCTTGCGCGCGGGCGAGCTATGCGCGCTCGAATGGCGCGACATCGAGGGTGACGTGCTGCGGATCAGGCACGGCAAGGGAGACAAGGAGCGCGTCGTGCCGCTCGATCCCGCCGTCGCCGCGCTGCTCGACGCACGACCACGCGGGGGGGAGCGCATCTTCCCCTTCACCACGTCAGCGCTGCGGTCGAGAATCTACGCCCTCGGCAGACGCGCCAATCTTCGGCTATGGCCTCACTTGCTAAGGCATTCGTTCGCCTGTTCCGCCAGAAGGAGCGGAGCCGACACCGAAGATATCCGGCTTGTCCTGGGGCACACGAACCTCCAGATGACGACGCTTTACATCGCCGCTGTGAACGCGGACGTAGCCGTTGACCGCATCCGGTCGCTGGCCCTATTCCCCGCCAACCCAACTATCGCCGGCGCGCAGGATGAGGACGCGCTGATCAAGGCGTTGCTCGCGAACCCGGCCACAAAGCGCCGCCTCATGGCCGCGCTCTTGAAGGAAATCACCGATGCCTAG
- a CDS encoding class I SAM-dependent methyltransferase, with the protein MTDPKARAIERFAHADTGAIDATMQVILETATDTPLVIRTLLDAARPNVHDGATICELGFGTPGWLLDELRRAFPTTTLHGLDLSVPFGRHAHDLHGDAVRIVVGDMERLPFRDESFDVIYTCWTLYFMPDIDTALAGMRDALRPGGRLITATNHVDHMQEYEDLATEALQRILGRKPEQDMGDRFSVENGGDFLRRHFSDVTVNSYEGEMVLRDPAHFGPFWDAYGAGPLAAEERAPVLAELQRLAAAHIAKSGAFRMRRRGGVLVGIR; encoded by the coding sequence ATGACCGACCCCAAAGCACGCGCCATCGAACGCTTCGCCCACGCTGACACTGGCGCGATCGATGCGACGATGCAGGTGATCCTCGAGACCGCGACCGACACGCCGCTCGTCATCCGCACCCTCCTCGATGCGGCGCGCCCGAACGTCCACGACGGCGCGACGATCTGCGAGCTTGGCTTCGGCACGCCCGGCTGGCTGCTCGATGAGTTGAGGCGCGCGTTTCCGACTACCACGCTGCACGGACTCGATCTGTCGGTGCCGTTCGGGCGCCATGCGCATGACCTCCACGGCGACGCCGTCCGCATCGTCGTCGGCGACATGGAGCGCCTCCCGTTTCGCGACGAATCGTTCGACGTCATCTACACCTGCTGGACGCTCTACTTCATGCCTGACATCGACACGGCGCTCGCAGGCATGCGCGACGCATTGCGCCCCGGCGGACGCCTCATCACTGCGACGAATCACGTCGATCACATGCAGGAGTACGAGGACCTCGCCACCGAAGCGTTGCAGCGCATCCTCGGCCGCAAACCGGAGCAGGACATGGGCGATCGCTTCTCGGTCGAGAACGGCGGCGACTTCCTGCGCCGCCACTTCAGCGACGTCACCGTCAACAGTTACGAGGGCGAGATGGTGCTCCGCGATCCGGCGCACTTCGGCCCGTTCTGGGATGCCTACGGCGCCGGCCCGCTCGCGGCCGAAGAGCGCGCGCCGGTCCTCGCGGAACTCCAGCGCCTGGCTGCGGCTCACATCGCGAAGAGCGGCGCCTTCCGCATGCGACGGCGTGGCGGCGTGCTCGTCGGCATCCGCTAG
- a CDS encoding shikimate kinase, translating into MLAEALGVTRVSLDTVRYGYYREIGYDDAHAQQLRASGGVAAISPYWKPFEAYGVERVLADHRREVIDFGAGHSVYEDPALFERVERALAPVRNVVLLLPSSDRDASGRALRERTGDVVAMLSEAQRHGFWEAAEHFVTHPSNYALATLTV; encoded by the coding sequence ATGCTCGCCGAGGCGCTCGGCGTCACGCGCGTCTCGCTCGATACCGTCCGCTACGGCTACTATCGCGAGATCGGGTACGACGACGCACACGCGCAGCAGCTTCGCGCGAGTGGGGGCGTTGCCGCGATCTCGCCCTATTGGAAGCCCTTCGAGGCATATGGCGTCGAGCGCGTGCTGGCGGATCATCGGCGCGAGGTGATCGATTTCGGCGCGGGACACTCGGTGTACGAAGATCCGGCGTTGTTCGAGCGCGTCGAACGCGCGCTCGCGCCGGTGCGCAACGTCGTGCTGCTGCTGCCGTCGTCCGACCGCGACGCGAGCGGGCGGGCGCTGCGCGAACGGACCGGCGATGTCGTCGCGATGCTTTCGGAAGCGCAGCGGCACGGGTTCTGGGAGGCAGCGGAGCACTTCGTGACGCACCCAAGCAACTACGCGCTGGCGACGCTCACGGTGTAA
- a CDS encoding CARDB domain-containing protein: MTTSMRTHQQNGINYWNAVPDNIHRYNATQVSYVNGVQYDLLFDATTEGGTDCWIDLTHCLTIPVQNPQGFFTLAQQWRFKDLNVAVVQWNTTRFDDTRPAIGGIAFNSVLMRHELGHDQLLGDHPYTETTYTGLMCGVIGGINGGQSPTCTSQATATSSELATASAQYIARPQAPTLISVGPRTATTVQINFSGASNHDGFMPYRSTSLAEASWVAQTVQSAASTSYTFTGLSPNTTYNFRIAARKAGQAESTSFWIGASTLSAIDLEATNYSPHKPASSSGTTAINEGASSTQFTLSVRNNGTQAAPSSWVKIRFGGNDPPSGGICNIPSIGPGATVSCLTGAVPWTTLFGGPVTVVADYNGLVTESNEGNNTYSWGTIAVKPTAPDNARICTPACDLFGYDDDSSIETGFGIIIQKRSTSCSSGTWSSYAQFLHPPKGGTDDVYFYNFPAGAFRIKVQALGLPAGPHSSTDTSACVFFSS; encoded by the coding sequence GTGACCACTTCAATGCGCACGCACCAGCAGAATGGCATCAACTACTGGAACGCTGTTCCGGATAACATCCATCGGTATAACGCCACACAGGTCAGTTACGTCAATGGCGTCCAATACGATCTTCTCTTTGACGCCACAACCGAGGGCGGGACGGATTGCTGGATTGACTTGACGCATTGTCTAACGATACCTGTGCAGAACCCTCAAGGGTTCTTCACTCTAGCCCAGCAGTGGCGATTCAAGGACCTCAACGTTGCTGTCGTGCAGTGGAACACGACACGCTTCGATGATACGAGGCCGGCCATCGGGGGCATTGCATTCAACTCGGTCCTGATGCGACACGAACTCGGGCACGATCAGCTTCTCGGAGATCATCCGTACACCGAGACAACGTACACTGGACTGATGTGTGGCGTAATTGGTGGCATCAACGGTGGGCAATCACCGACGTGCACCAGCCAAGCCACCGCGACGTCGTCTGAGCTCGCCACAGCATCGGCCCAGTACATTGCACGCCCGCAGGCACCTACATTGATCAGTGTTGGACCGCGAACTGCGACAACAGTCCAGATCAACTTCTCCGGTGCGTCGAACCATGACGGATTCATGCCGTATCGGTCGACCAGCTTGGCCGAGGCGTCTTGGGTTGCACAGACCGTTCAAAGTGCAGCCTCGACGAGTTACACCTTCACCGGCCTCTCACCGAACACCACGTACAACTTTCGCATTGCAGCAAGGAAAGCCGGGCAAGCGGAGAGTACGTCCTTCTGGATAGGCGCTTCGACGCTTTCGGCGATCGATTTGGAGGCGACCAACTACTCTCCGCATAAGCCGGCATCATCGAGCGGCACGACAGCGATCAACGAAGGCGCCTCATCGACCCAGTTCACGCTTTCCGTAAGGAACAACGGTACTCAGGCGGCGCCGTCGTCCTGGGTCAAGATCCGCTTCGGAGGAAACGACCCACCGAGTGGCGGGATCTGTAACATTCCATCGATAGGCCCGGGTGCCACAGTATCGTGTCTAACCGGAGCCGTCCCTTGGACCACTTTGTTTGGTGGTCCCGTCACCGTCGTCGCCGATTACAACGGGCTTGTCACCGAGTCAAATGAGGGCAACAACACGTACTCGTGGGGCACGATCGCCGTGAAACCAACGGCGCCCGACAACGCTCGGATATGCACTCCCGCGTGCGATCTCTTCGGTTATGACGATGATTCGAGCATCGAAACTGGGTTCGGGATCATCATCCAGAAGAGATCGACAAGTTGCAGCAGCGGCACCTGGAGCAGCTACGCCCAGTTCTTGCATCCACCAAAGGGCGGAACCGACGATGTGTACTTCTACAACTTCCCCGCTGGCGCGTTCCGCATAAAAGTGCAGGCGCTGGGACTCCCTGCGGGCCCGCACTCATCAACCGACACGAGCGCCTGCGTGTTTTTCTCCTCGTAG
- a CDS encoding beta-ketoacyl-ACP synthase III: MPATNLIHTRIAGLGHYLPESVLTNTDLEKMVATSDQWIRERTGIVERHVAAPHETSSSLAVNAARMALERAHINAEDIDLVIAATTTPDGLFPSVASLVQDRIGATRAGAFDVNAACVGFLSALAVGSQFIGTGAYRRVLVVGTEVLSRITNWQDRSTCVLFGDAAGAVVLEAADFGGPLGFVLHSDGSKKEALYAEGPCGPRDAEGNGAPPHLCMINMDGPAIFKFAVQAMTRAVREALAKSQLTIDDVDLLVPHQANLRIIEGTAKHLGIPPEKALITVHKYGNTSSASIPVALSEAAQEGRIPEGARLAICAFGGGLAWGSMILEWSTTGVVPAKHELVQASAGGL, translated from the coding sequence ATGCCCGCTACGAACCTGATCCACACCCGAATCGCCGGGTTGGGACACTACCTTCCCGAAAGCGTCCTCACCAATACCGACCTCGAAAAGATGGTCGCCACCTCTGATCAATGGATCCGTGAGCGCACGGGCATCGTCGAGCGGCACGTCGCCGCCCCGCACGAAACCAGCAGCTCGCTCGCGGTGAACGCCGCCCGCATGGCGCTCGAGCGGGCGCACATCAACGCCGAGGACATCGACCTCGTCATCGCCGCGACGACGACCCCGGATGGGCTCTTCCCGTCGGTCGCCTCGCTCGTCCAGGACCGCATCGGAGCCACTCGCGCCGGCGCGTTCGATGTCAACGCCGCCTGCGTCGGCTTTCTTTCGGCGCTCGCGGTCGGGTCGCAGTTCATCGGCACGGGCGCCTATCGACGCGTGCTCGTCGTCGGCACCGAAGTGCTTTCGCGCATCACCAACTGGCAGGACCGCTCGACGTGCGTGCTCTTCGGCGATGCCGCGGGCGCCGTCGTGCTGGAAGCGGCGGACTTCGGCGGCCCGCTCGGATTCGTGCTGCACAGCGACGGCTCCAAGAAGGAAGCGCTTTACGCCGAAGGCCCGTGCGGCCCCCGCGACGCCGAAGGCAACGGCGCGCCGCCGCACCTCTGCATGATCAACATGGACGGGCCGGCGATCTTCAAGTTCGCCGTCCAGGCGATGACACGCGCCGTCCGCGAAGCGCTCGCCAAGTCGCAACTCACGATCGATGACGTCGATCTGCTGGTGCCGCACCAGGCGAACCTTCGCATCATCGAGGGCACTGCCAAGCATCTCGGCATCCCGCCCGAAAAGGCGCTGATCACCGTGCACAAGTACGGCAACACGTCGTCCGCGTCGATCCCCGTCGCTCTCAGCGAAGCCGCGCAGGAAGGCCGCATCCCCGAAGGCGCGCGCCTCGCGATCTGCGCGTTCGGCGGCGGCCTAGCGTGGGGCTCGATGATCCTCGAGTGGAGCACCACCGGCGTCGTCCCGGCGAAACACGAACTCGTGCAAGCAAGCGCCGGCGGCCTCTAA
- a CDS encoding type II toxin-antitoxin system prevent-host-death family antitoxin, with amino-acid sequence MKRTVTAVEARRNLGELLEQVYYRGDEIVIERAGKPMATLVPAGRAVAMDISRDESRAWIADWMQRNAELNKDLTEEEVERLVNQEVKAVRAASKRRRAKSA; translated from the coding sequence ATGAAACGCACCGTCACCGCCGTCGAAGCCCGCCGCAACCTGGGTGAACTGCTCGAACAGGTCTACTACCGCGGCGACGAGATCGTCATCGAACGCGCCGGCAAGCCCATGGCCACCCTGGTGCCAGCAGGCCGCGCCGTGGCGATGGACATATCGCGCGATGAGTCGCGCGCATGGATCGCCGACTGGATGCAGCGCAACGCCGAGCTCAACAAGGATCTCACTGAAGAGGAAGTCGAACGTCTCGTCAATCAAGAGGTGAAGGCAGTCCGGGCTGCCTCCAAGCGGCGACGCGCCAAGTCGGCTTGA
- a CDS encoding winged helix-turn-helix domain-containing protein, translated as MKEHPADSFDSPSEDVLLGVLSALASPHRLRIIAALETGGRQYVSRLARQIGMSRPLLIMHLQRLEAANLVSSNLELSSDGKAMKYYEVTPFALQITPARIAEAARASDQEQPGVSELAIETEEDEDQ; from the coding sequence ATGAAGGAACACCCGGCCGATAGCTTCGACTCCCCGTCCGAAGACGTCCTGCTCGGCGTCCTTTCTGCGCTCGCGAGTCCGCACCGGCTGCGGATCATCGCTGCGCTCGAGACCGGCGGCCGCCAGTACGTCAGCCGCCTGGCGAGGCAAATCGGCATGAGCAGACCGCTCCTCATCATGCACCTTCAGCGCCTCGAGGCGGCGAATCTGGTCTCCAGCAACCTCGAGCTTTCCAGCGATGGCAAGGCCATGAAGTACTACGAAGTCACGCCCTTTGCGCTGCAGATCACGCCGGCCCGGATCGCGGAAGCAGCGCGCGCGTCGGACCAGGAGCAACCCGGCGTCTCGGAACTCGCGATCGAAACGGAGGAGGACGAAGACCAATGA
- a CDS encoding beta-ketoacyl synthase N-terminal-like domain-containing protein: MADDIRVCITGVGAVSPFGRSANDLWAALAAARSAIASVTSFDASGLGCRIAGEIRDYAPRPDVDPEAAAAMDRRSLLAADAAIQALVEADVPINAETVSQIGVLVGTEMPEGSIATAAQVARTISAAGPVTHLSNGAAGGLMAIGEGAEWIRREECSIVLAGGAEAPVTPDALAHFDALNMLSRANNDPQHAVRPWDAQRNGFALSEGAAFVVLESEEQAVRRAANILAYVEGYGSTFSRAPVAHAAANPYDAGRAMQTALIKWDLTLQGEIDVIFASAGGGAIDAIEGQAIRRVWGPNTDKLWATSIKGALGHTLGASGAFNVIAAVFALQAGLIPPTLNLDEQDPDCGQLEVVTEDVRRLHGTKAMVNAIGRGHAASLIVARP, translated from the coding sequence ATGGCCGATGACATTCGCGTCTGCATCACCGGCGTCGGCGCCGTATCTCCGTTCGGCCGCAGCGCCAACGACCTCTGGGCTGCGCTCGCGGCGGCCCGCAGCGCCATCGCGTCCGTAACGTCGTTCGATGCATCGGGCCTCGGTTGCCGCATCGCCGGCGAGATCCGCGACTACGCGCCGCGCCCCGACGTCGACCCCGAAGCCGCCGCCGCCATGGACCGCCGCTCCCTGCTCGCCGCCGACGCCGCCATCCAGGCGCTCGTCGAGGCGGACGTGCCGATCAACGCCGAGACCGTCTCACAGATCGGCGTCCTCGTCGGCACCGAGATGCCCGAGGGCTCCATCGCCACCGCCGCGCAGGTCGCGCGCACGATTAGCGCCGCCGGGCCGGTGACGCACTTGTCGAACGGCGCCGCGGGTGGGCTGATGGCGATCGGCGAGGGCGCGGAGTGGATCCGCCGCGAGGAGTGCTCGATCGTCCTCGCCGGCGGCGCCGAAGCACCCGTCACGCCCGACGCGCTCGCGCACTTCGATGCGCTGAACATGCTCTCGCGCGCGAACAACGATCCGCAGCACGCAGTACGGCCATGGGACGCGCAGCGCAACGGATTCGCTCTGAGCGAAGGCGCCGCGTTCGTCGTGCTGGAAAGCGAGGAGCAGGCGGTGCGCCGTGCCGCGAACATCCTCGCCTACGTCGAAGGCTACGGCTCGACGTTCAGCCGCGCCCCCGTCGCGCACGCCGCCGCCAATCCGTACGACGCCGGGCGCGCCATGCAGACCGCGCTCATCAAGTGGGACCTGACGTTGCAGGGCGAAATCGACGTCATCTTCGCATCGGCCGGCGGCGGCGCCATCGATGCCATCGAAGGCCAGGCGATCCGCCGCGTCTGGGGCCCGAACACCGACAAACTCTGGGCAACCTCGATCAAAGGCGCGCTCGGCCACACGCTCGGCGCCTCGGGCGCGTTTAACGTGATCGCCGCCGTCTTCGCGCTGCAGGCCGGGCTGATTCCGCCCACGCTCAACCTCGATGAGCAGGATCCCGACTGCGGCCAGCTCGAAGTCGTCACCGAAGACGTCCGCCGCCTCCACGGCACCAAGGCCATGGTCAACGCCATAGGTCGCGGGCACGCCGCAAGCCTGATCGTCGCCCGCCCCTAG
- a CDS encoding site-specific integrase: protein MAKRANSEGSVYQRKKDKRWVAALVMDDGRRKTFYASTRAEASKLLTAANKKKDDGLPLTSDRRTVQQFLEEWHAGARAGLRPRTAVRYEQLLRVHCYPHVGGLPLSKATPAKFQALFADRLAAGAAPASIRQLRAVMKRGFKMGVLWGQLARNPLEGVSAPKVERKEITVLSMPEIGRFIEVAQADRLAALWTLLITSGCRLGEALALTWKHIDLGENASMKIVGTLQPLPDGLTICEPKTDRSRRTVPLTATAAEALRRHKVRQNEERLAFPGTWQRPDHVFVGPGGSYIDGRSLRHVFEPILSSAGLPRLRLHDLRHAAISAMLAQGIAPTVVAELVGHSTPMLTLNVYGHTLEGQGRGAVAILDAALASGR, encoded by the coding sequence ATGGCGAAGCGAGCGAATAGCGAGGGTTCCGTCTACCAGCGCAAGAAGGATAAGCGGTGGGTGGCGGCGTTGGTCATGGACGATGGCCGGCGCAAGACGTTCTATGCATCGACGCGCGCCGAAGCGAGCAAGCTACTGACGGCGGCGAACAAGAAGAAGGACGACGGACTGCCGCTGACGAGCGACCGGCGCACCGTGCAGCAGTTCCTTGAGGAATGGCATGCTGGCGCGCGTGCGGGCCTGCGTCCTCGTACCGCCGTTCGGTATGAGCAATTGCTGCGCGTCCACTGCTACCCGCACGTCGGGGGGTTGCCGCTGTCGAAGGCCACCCCTGCGAAGTTTCAGGCATTGTTCGCTGATCGGCTCGCCGCCGGGGCGGCACCGGCCAGCATCCGGCAACTGCGCGCGGTGATGAAGCGCGGTTTCAAGATGGGTGTGTTGTGGGGGCAGCTCGCCCGTAACCCCCTCGAAGGCGTGAGCGCGCCGAAGGTGGAGCGGAAAGAGATCACGGTGTTGTCGATGCCGGAGATCGGGCGCTTCATCGAAGTGGCACAGGCAGACCGTCTCGCGGCCCTCTGGACGCTGCTTATCACCAGCGGATGCCGTCTCGGGGAGGCGCTGGCGCTGACGTGGAAGCACATCGACCTGGGCGAGAACGCGAGCATGAAGATCGTCGGCACGTTGCAGCCGCTACCGGACGGGCTGACCATCTGCGAACCCAAGACCGACCGCAGCCGTCGCACGGTGCCGCTGACGGCCACCGCAGCCGAGGCGTTGCGCCGTCACAAGGTCCGGCAGAACGAGGAACGGCTCGCGTTCCCCGGTACATGGCAGCGTCCCGATCACGTCTTTGTCGGGCCTGGCGGGTCGTACATCGACGGGCGCTCGCTGCGCCATGTGTTCGAGCCGATCCTGTCGTCGGCGGGGCTTCCCCGTCTGCGGCTCCATGATCTTCGCCACGCGGCGATCAGCGCCATGCTCGCGCAGGGGATCGCGCCTACTGTGGTCGCGGAGCTGGTTGGACACTCGACTCCGATGCTGACGTTGAACGTCTACGGGCACACGCTCGAAGGGCAGGGGCGCGGGGCTGTCGCAATACTCGACGCGGCGCTTGCTTCTGGCCGCTGA
- a CDS encoding cupin domain-containing protein has translation MVLTETVTKKGEEPHTHVHDVEDELFYVLDGKLTFHCNDASYDVEERAFVFVPRGTPHTYTIRSDGEIRFLVMSLPGTFGEHIERTGERIDAAGPRLPNA, from the coding sequence ATGGTGTTGACGGAGACCGTCACGAAGAAGGGTGAGGAGCCGCACACGCACGTCCACGACGTGGAAGACGAACTGTTCTACGTGCTGGACGGCAAGCTGACCTTCCATTGCAACGACGCCAGCTATGACGTCGAGGAGCGCGCGTTCGTGTTCGTGCCGAGAGGGACGCCGCACACTTACACGATCCGGAGCGACGGCGAGATACGGTTTCTCGTCATGAGTCTGCCCGGAACGTTCGGCGAGCACATCGAGCGGACGGGCGAGCGGATCGATGCGGCCGGTCCTCGTTTACCCAACGCGTGA
- a CDS encoding trypsin-like peptidase domain-containing protein, whose product MVELVADGRETSIAAQTDRAEAEALDAYSTIVTTVAQRVLPQVASLRVTRRTRDGRQAGGWGSAVAITRDGFLLTSAHVVAGSDAGSASFADGRELDFEVTGADPLSDLAVVRAQGGDIDSAELGDADLLRVGQLVVAVGTPLGFAGSITAGVVSALGRSLPTRAGSATRIVENVIQTDAALNPGNSGGALVDAQSRVVGVNTAVAGAGLGLAVPINSATRRIIAALMSEGRFRRALVGIAGGRRPLPPAQASVVGRRFGIEVVEVVEGSPADAAGLQGEDLLLDLDGVALESPGDLQRMMMPEAIGRAMTLRYVRDGEIRELTITPIELKP is encoded by the coding sequence ATGGTTGAGCTGGTTGCAGACGGACGCGAAACAAGCATCGCCGCGCAGACCGACCGCGCGGAGGCCGAGGCGCTCGACGCGTACTCCACCATCGTGACGACGGTGGCGCAACGCGTGCTGCCGCAAGTGGCGAGCCTGCGCGTTACGCGTCGCACGCGTGACGGACGCCAGGCCGGCGGTTGGGGCTCCGCCGTCGCGATCACGCGCGATGGCTTCTTGCTGACGTCGGCGCACGTCGTCGCCGGATCGGACGCGGGCAGCGCGTCATTCGCCGACGGACGCGAACTCGACTTCGAAGTGACGGGCGCCGATCCGCTCTCGGACCTCGCGGTCGTGCGCGCGCAGGGCGGCGACATCGATTCGGCGGAGTTGGGCGATGCCGATCTGCTGCGTGTCGGTCAGCTCGTGGTCGCCGTCGGCACGCCGCTCGGGTTTGCGGGGTCGATCACCGCCGGCGTCGTGAGCGCGCTCGGTCGCTCACTGCCGACGCGCGCCGGATCCGCGACGCGCATCGTCGAAAACGTCATCCAGACCGATGCCGCGCTCAACCCCGGCAACTCCGGCGGCGCGCTCGTCGACGCGCAGTCACGCGTCGTCGGCGTCAACACCGCCGTCGCCGGCGCCGGACTCGGGCTCGCCGTGCCGATCAACTCGGCAACGCGCCGGATCATCGCCGCGCTCATGAGCGAGGGGAGGTTCCGACGCGCGCTCGTCGGCATCGCCGGCGGCCGACGTCCGCTGCCGCCCGCACAAGCGTCCGTCGTAGGTCGACGCTTCGGCATCGAGGTCGTGGAGGTGGTCGAGGGCAGCCCCGCGGACGCTGCCGGCCTGCAGGGCGAAGACCTCCTGCTCGACCTCGACGGCGTCGCGCTCGAGAGCCCGGGCGACCTGCAGCGCATGATGATGCCGGAAGCGATCGGCCGCGCCATGACGCTGCGCTACGTCCGCGACGGAGAGATCCGCGAACTGACCATCACGCCCATCGAGCTGAAGCCGTAG